From the genome of Candidatus Parvarchaeota archaeon:
ATTTTTTTTAAGACCTTGCTCCCCCTTGCATCAGTTATGCCATCCAAAAATCCGATTTCAATGCGGGATGGCATAGGCTCACCAAAAAAATCAAATTGCGGGAAAAAAATAAACTGACGTGCCCATAGACCATTATGGCAGGATTGTTATAAAAGACTTTGTGAAAGACCTCGGCCTAAAGGCCCGGAATTTCTGCTGCTTTCCTTAGGGGGAGCCGACTTGGCCTCGGTGCTCCTCCCTGTCTGAAGACAGAGGCTCCAGCACCGGGGTCTTTCAGTGGGAAAAGGGAAAAACCAGCTAAGGCTGATTTGTGGGAAAAAGTATACATTTATATATATTGATGGTGCAATAAGTCTATGGCAAATGCCGCTAGTTTCAATCCAATTGACTGCCTAAAAAGAGGCACGGCCAAAGTAAGCGAAGGGCAAAAAGGCGGGGTGCGCCCTGTGATGTTGCTTGCGTGCCATGAGAAAAACGGCTGTCCCTCCAGGATATCTCAGGGTGAAAAGCCCTCGATTTGCAAGGAGGCTGTGAAGAATCCCATTCAAAGAAAGCAGCTGCAGGATGAAGGGATTGAGAATTAGGCTTGTAAGAGAGTTTATTGTTAGGTCAAGGGATAACGCGGTGCTAAACAATGAAAATAAAAGTCATGGAAACTATTTTCAGCCTGACAAGGCAGTGCGTGCCTGAGAAGAAGGCAAAGCCTGGCACTGGCTTTTTTGAGGGAAAACTTCTTTGCCTTAGGGAGGGGACAAAATGCAGGCACAGAAAAGATGAAGATGACGATGGAGGCAATGCGAAGCAGCAAGTATGCAGCCATATACAGGCGCCAGAAGTGCTTTCACGCCTTTCCAAAGAAAGCAGGGCAGACTAATACTTAGATAATAATAGATATTTCTTGTTTTTTCTTCCATCTTAGGTTATTGTTTTTTCCACCATGATTAGAAGTTGGCGCAGGCTGCAAGAGCTGCACAGAGAGGAGATTAGTTTTGAAGGCTATTGGAAAGCAGGCAGTTTGGAGTTTATTGGATTGACAAGCAGGCACGGGGCGAAATTTTTCAGCTGGCGCGGGAGGTTGGCAAGGACTTGAGCTTTGCAGACTATTGTGTGATTTACCTTGCCAGAAAAGAAGGCAGCCGTGTGCTTTGTTTTGACAGGCAGCTGGCAAGGCTTGCACAGGCAAGAGGAAACTAGAATTTTGTGTCAGCTTGCATAGGAACGTATGGATTTTGGCATGAAATCGCCGAAACATTTAAATACCCCGACTTCTAAATAATCGGCACCATTTTTGCAGTCTGAAGCGAAAACATCAGCGTTCCACGTCGTTGGAATCGCGATGGAAGGCAACCAAAACCCAGTCGTACTGGCCGAAAAACCGGGGATTTACCTCGGAACTTATGGCCTTTGCGGCAGTGAAAGTTTTCAATTGCTAAAGCTCTTGCTGCAAAAAATACGGTTGAGGCGTCCGAAAACCTTTTTGGAGCCAATAACCTGATGCCACACATCAGTTCATTCTGATTGGGCGCATGAAGGGCGTGCATGAGTAGGAAAAGATGATTTTGCAACGAGCAAAATTTAGGGTTTTCAAAAACCTAGAAAGTGTGTTCACTGACGTATAAGTGAATCAGCTTGGATATGTATAAGTGCAGGCCGCAAGGCTTGCATGTTGTTAAAGCTATTCAGTGGATGACTTGGCTTGGGTAGAAACGTTGGGCCGTGGCAAGCAGCGAAATGCTCCGGGTAGGCGCAGGCAGCCTTTGATCCGGATGGTCGCCCATGTGATTCGGAAGAATCGACTACACGCGGAGAATTAAAACATTCTAGTAACCGCAGGAAAAGAAAACAACAGTGATTCGGCCAGTAAAGGTGATTGAACGCCGAAGATTGAGCGTCCTGAATACCCTGCCGGCAACGGCGGGGAAGATGTGGGGCCTGGAACATCCGCAATTTGAGCAGAAGCAATTGGAAAGTTGCGCCATAGATGGTGATAGCCCAGTATGTAAAGGGTTGCGGAGCGAGGCAAAAGAGTAGCGCACCTCGGCAATGGTGCGTGAAAGTCGGCAGAATCAACTGCCAACTCTAAATATAACCCAAGACCGATAGCAAAGCAGTAACGCGAGTGAAAGTTGAAAAGGGCCCCTAACGGGGGGTTAAAAGAACCTGAAATTGAATAGCTACAGTTTGATGCGGCAAAAAAGCACTCCTGCAGCAAGCGACCCCGGGCAACCTGGGAAGCGAATGCGGGATATGCATTGTTGCATCTTCCTTCTCGAAGCAAGGGCCAAGGAGTTAATGGCAGTGGCAAGGCGAGAGCCGGAGCGAAAGCGATTTAGTGCGCAGTACAAGCGAGGCACACCGTGTGAAAGCGCGGGTTAGTCACTGCTTTTAGACCTGAAGCTGATGTGATTTATACGTGGGCAGGGCGAAGCCGGCCTGACGGTCGGTGGAGGCCCGCAACCGATGCTAGTATATCTGCTCGGGTGACCTACGTATAGGGGTGATAGTCCAATCGAACTCAGCAATAGCGGGTTCCCCTCGAAATGTCCCTCAGGACAGCCTCGCTGGAGGCAGGAACTAAGGTAGAGCACTGATTAGGTGAGATGGCCTCGAAAGGGGTCACCATCTTGTCAAACTCCGAATTTAGTTCCGCCGTAGAAGGCGGGAGTCGGGTTGTGCTGGGTAAGCTAGCACGCCGTTACGGGAAGAACCGGTGCCGTGGTTAAGGTCCCAAAAATCTGGTTAAGTGCGAAATGAAGGAGCTTGCAGTCTAAAACAGCTGGAAGGTAGGCTTAGAAGCAGCCATCCTTTAAACAACGCGTAATAGCGGACCAGTCTAGATTGCAGGTTCTGAAGATGGACGGGGCTAAGCCAGATACCGAAACCACGGAGTCGCCGCCTTGATTGGTGGCAATTTGGTAGGGGGGCGGGCTGGTTGGGCAGAAGCAGGGCCGAGAGGTCCTGTGGACCGACCAGTCATGAATATCTTGGTATCAGTAACAGCATATCCAGGCGAGAATCCTGGACGCCGCATAGCACACGGTTTTCTTGGCAATGTTCTTCAGCCAAGAGTAAGGCGATCCTAAGCCGCAGGTCAATCACCGTGCGGCAAAAGGGAAACCGGTTAAAATTCCGGTCCTGCATTGCTAGACGCGGCAACGCAAGGTTGATTTTTGACACTTTGGGGTAAGCGCAGTGGGGGAGACCTCATTCAACTGCAGCAAATCTGTCGAGACTCATTGTGAGGAGAAGCAGATTAACTGCAAGACAAGCCGCAAGGCTGCGCCGACTCCCCGGAGTCCGTGAAAAGAGAATCAATCCGATGCAATGCATTCGTACCTAGAACTATTACAGGTGCTGCTGGCAGAGAAAGCCAAGGCGTGGCAGGACCACTTAGGCAAGGGAACTCGGCAAGTTAGTGGTGTAACTTCGGGACAAACCATGCCTGCGATTGTGTCAAAAGCATTCGCAGGTCTCAGTAACAAGGGGAGGTCGACTGTTTATCAAAAACACAGCTCACAGCAAAGCGGGAACGCTTAGTATTGTGGGCGATGCCTGCTCACTGCTGGTACGTTAAACTCGGTTTCAACCGAGCCAAGCGCCAGTAAAGAGCGGGGGTAACTCTGACCCTCTTAAGGTAGCGTAATACCTCGCCGCTTAATTGGTGGCTTGCATGAATGGCATAACGAGCCTCCCACTGTCCCTGCCTAGGACCTGGTGAACTTACTACTTAGTGAATATGCTAAGGACTTCTAGTGGGAAACGAAGACCCCGTGGAGCTTTACTATAGCCTGCTGTTGCGATACGAGGGCTTTTGCGGAGCGTAAATGGGAGCCGTTATGTTGCAGGTTCTGGCTTGCAAATAGGCGAAATTGTAACACCATTCAAGAGTTTTTGTATTGCTTTACCTATCTCAGGGACAGCGGCAGGTGGATAGTTTGGCTGGGGCGGTACGCCCTCGATAAGGAAACAAGGGCGCCCAATGTTCAGCTTAGAGGCGTTAGAAATGCCTCGCAAAGGGTTAAAGACAAATGCTGGACTGACTGGAATCTTAAAAGCGTGGATTCCAGAGACGAAAGTCGGGCTTAACGAACCTTGGTACCTTCTTGATGAGGGTCCAAGCTGTCAGACAAGCTACCCCGGGGGTAACAGGCTCGTCGCGGGTGAGAGTACACATCGACCCCGCGGTTTGGTACATCGCTGTCGGCTTAAGTCATCCTGGAGGTGCAGGAGCCTCCAAAGGTTGGGTTGTTCATCCATTAAAGACTTACATGAGCTGGGTTCAGAACGTCAAATTACTCGCATAGGCGTTGCTAGGCCGAAAGGCCTTGAAAAATTAAATCGACTCATATCGGTGAAACCGTCGCATATTCGTGTGTAATTAATATGCACGGCAATACCGAGGGAAGGCGGAATTTATTGGCTAGGGATACTTGCAAAAAAATATCGCTAGCTGGCAAGATTTGCAAATAGATTCTTGCCCCTGTAGAGACTGAGGGCAAATGCTCAAGAGTCTTTGTTGATAACAAAGGCTAATATGTCGGTCTCCTTTGAAAGCAAGCAAAGGATGAAGGTATAGTCCATGCCATTTCGAAAGAAATGGAGTTACATGCGCGAGACAGTTCGGTAGTATCTACTAGGAGTGTTGTGGCTTGAGAGCAGGAATCCATGAGTACGAGAGGAACTTGGATTCGGAGCCTCTGGTCTACCAGTTGTGCCAACGCATTGCTGGGCAGCTACGCTCTATTTGATAAGACCTGAAAGCATCTAAGGTCGAAGCAAATCTCAAAACTAGGCCACTTTAGGGCGGTCCATAGAACATGACTTTGATAGGGCGAGGGTGTAAGCGGTTAGCTCACGCGAGCCGTTCAGCCTGTCGCTACTAAAGCCTAAACCAACATGTCCAAAGCTATTCAACTTATAGGCCAGTTGAAGCACTTTCTGGACAATTTGAAAACCAAAAAGTTTGCAATATAACGCTGCAAAATCATCTTTTCTTACTCAGGCACGCCCTGATGCCCTTTCAAAAAATCCGTATTTTTTTCTGCTTCACTTATGGTCAGGGGCTTTGTTTTTCCTAGCGGATGCGACAGAAGTTTTATTATTGTAAGCGGCAATAAGAAAACAGTAAAGATGCCTGTGGGAGGGCGCTTTGTTTGGCTTATATTGAGACACTTCTTGGCTCCTGGCAGGGGGCGCTTGCAAGCATTGGCCCAATCGTATCGCTTATATTGATTACACTTGGCGGCATTGTCTACGGTGTTGCCCAGGCGCAGCCTGCCGAAGTCAAGGGAAAATGGCAGGTAATTGCAATAGGCTTGTTTGTTGGCGGAGTGGTTGTTGGCGCCATTATCGGCGCTGCCGAAATTATCCGCGACAACTCCATGAAGCTTCTGACTTGATAGAAAACGTAAAACGTCTCACTTAATGGAAAACGGAAAAAGCCTCATTAAGGGGACAGGTCTGGTGAAAAATTGAGGGTGAGAGGCTAGAGCAGCATGGTGCAGGAGGCCATATCTCTTGCAACGGCAGCAGTTCCTCAGAATTACAACCTGGCAATAAGCGCGATAGCAATTACGATAATGGCAGGCGGAATAGCCCTTGGAGTCGGAATTGCGCTGCAAAACAGGAGGCTGAAAAATTTCGGGGTTGAGGAACTTGCACAGTCTGTCCTCAATGCCGCGCTTCTCGGCTCCATTGCCGCCCTTCTTGCGCTGCTTGGCACAGTTGGCACCGAGTTTGTTCCGCAAGGAGAATATGCCGCGTGCATGCAGAACCAGGGCGCCACGGGTGCGGCCGCATTTGCAATCTGCATAAACTGGGCCATTGCAGACGGGCTTTACAAGGCAGGGGCCACAAGCCTGCAAAGCGCGCAGATAATCGGCTATGTGGCAAAAATGATTGTCAGCGTGCCTGGGCTTTCCAACCAGCCGTTCTATTCGTCCGAGTTTTCAGCCCAGCTTCTCTCATCAATGACAGGCATTCTCTACGCATTTGCCGCCATTGCAAATTTGCATGCCGGATTCTTTGAGTTTGCGTACGGCATCGCCCTTTCAGTGGCTCTGCCTGCGGGATTTTTCCTCAGAAGTTTCCACATCACAAGAGCGCTTGGGGGGGCCCTCATTGGCTTTTCGGTTGCAATCCTGACGGTCTACGCGCTTTGCTTTGTCGCAATAGGGGGAAAACTTGCCTTGCTTGAGCAGTCCATAGGGGAGGCAGGCGGGCAGGCTGCGCAATTCAACTCAGATTTTGGCAGCGTGCTTGAGGCCGCCCCCACTGACACGGGGTTTTTTGCCACCGTGCAGCAGCTGATGGCGCAAGGGCAGCTGACAGCGCGCACTGGCCAGCTTCTTGCAGCCTTTTCGCAACTTTTGTCCCAGCTGGCCCTCTATATCATAGTTTTGCCATTGGCAGGTTTGGCTCTTTCACTTGCCTTTGGCCTGGCCATTTCACGGACACTTGGCGGGCAGATAATAACGCAGACTTACGAGTATGTTTGATGTGCGTAATTATTGGACGTGATTTGCTTGAAAGGTTTGGGTGATTGCTGATGAAAAAACTTGCAGCAAGATATGCGCCTCACGCATTGTTGACACTGGGTTTGTTTGCTTTTCTGGCATCATTGGCAAGCTCAAGTGCGCTTGCGGCAGCCATAAGCGCGCTGTGCATTTGCGCAACTTACGTTTTTTGGAAATATGGGGATGTGTTGGCGCCGCACCTGTTTGGCGCAATTGGCCTTAAGCAGGAATTTGGGCAATATGAAGTAGTGGCTGCAAGGGACGCCATAGTGAAGAAATCCGGGGATGGATATGTTGCAAGCATGTTTCTTGGCGTGCAGATGCCGCAGCTTGAGGCTGAGGGGGATGGCAAGGAAGGGCAGGATTACTCAGCAGCCCTTGAGCGCGTCATGTGCACAAGCAGAATTCCGCTTCGGTTCTCAATAGCTGCAAAGGCCCTTGATTTGGCGCAGTATGTGGATTCCATAAAGACCAGAAGGGCACAGGCGGAAGTGACAAAGGCAAGGCTTTGCGCCGAAGGAAAAGCAAGAAACGGGTTCCAGATAGCGCAGCTTGACAGGCAGCTGTCTTATTGGAACAGGCTGCTTGCAAGGCTTGGGGAGGGCGAAAGGCCTCTTCAGGTAATTTGTACCCTGATGACAAGCGCACAGGGGAACAGCTCAAGTGAGGCTTATGCAAGGGCAAAGTCAAACTCCAGGGAGGCGGCCTCGGCGATAGGAAGCGCGCTCAATGCACAGGTAAGGCAGCTTTCTGGCCAGCAGATGCTTGAGGCATTTGAGCTTGAAAGGTTTATGGCCGCAGATGCATTTGAATATTAGCTGCCGATGATTGTTTGCACCGGAAGGTTAGGTTTTGCTGGATTTGAAAGGAATTGGCTGGGGTGAAAGGTTAGATAGATGGAACTTGCACAAGAGGCATTGAGCAAAAGCGTGGCGCAGAGAATGGCAATGGCAGGCCCCAGCCTTGCGCCTGCGGGATTTGTAATCCAGCCCCCTGAAAACAGCATATATGTTGGGAAAACCAGGCTGCTCAACCAGCCGTTTTTTTGGAACCAGGAGGCGCTTGCAAACCCGCATATAGTGGTGACTGGGACAAGCGGCTCTGGCAAGTCGTATTTGGTGAAGACCCTGCTTACAAGGGCAAGCATTGTCTGGGGAACAAGCAGCATCATTTTGGACTGGTCAGGCGAGTATGCGCCTTGGGCAAGGGCAAGTGGGGGGACGGTAATTGACATTGGCGGGCAGGTTGGAATAAATATTCTTGAAAGGACAGGGGGAAGCGCTGCTTCGATGGCACAGTCGGTCCTTAGGTCTTTCAGGGTCCTCACAGGCATAAAAAACGAGTTTGTCCAGCAGCTTATCATGCAGCAGGCACTTGAGCAGGTTTACATGAAAGCAGGCTGCGGCAGGGGAAACCGGAGTGCCATGCGCTCTTTTGCAAAGGCCCCGACGCTTGCAGACTTGGGCTTGCAGCTGGGGCGCATGGAAAAAAAATGCAGGGGAAGGAGGCTTGAGCATTGCCAGTATGTCAGGCTTGTGGTAAATGAATTTGCACAAGCATTTGGTGGAAAGCGGCAGGTCGGCCTGAAACGCCTTGCAGGGCTTGCAGTGGAGAGGAACGGAATGGTGTGCCTGGATTTGCACCGCCTTGGCTCCGAGGCCCAAAAAAGCATGGCAGCACTGTGCGCTGTCCAGTACCTGCGCGACTCAATGGCCACCAACAGGCTTGAACAAGGGCAAAAAATAAGGCTTTTTATAGTTGCAGACGAGGCGTGGAAAATAGCAAAGGACGAGGAAAGCGACTTGGTTTCCATAGCCAGGGAAGGGAGAAAGTATGGATTTTCCGTAATAATTGCTACACAGAACCCGACTGACGTTGGAAAGGCCGTGCTTTCAAACGCCGGCACAAGCTTTATTTTCCGCACAGTGCTTTCAGAGCACAGGAAATACTTGTGCGATTCTTACGGTTTTCAAAAGTCCCAGGAGGCACAGATTGAAAGGCTTGGGGTTGGCGGATGTTTGATTCATCTTGCATACTCAAATCCAGCCCATGGGTGCAGCACGTTTGCCATAGGGAGAGTTGACGGGGAGCAGCCTGTTGAAAAAGTCATTTTGGGGGTCGGGAATATGAAACTGGAGCTTGAAAGGGCCGTGTTTGAGGGAAAGCTTTTGGAGGCTGGCTTGAGTTTTGCGCAGGTGGAGGAGCTTGTCGGCAGGGCGGCCCAAAACGCATTTCACATAGGGGCTGATGCCCTTGTGGTTGAGCTTGAAAAGGCCGGGCTGCATAAAAGTTCGGCGATTAGTGTAATGATGGGGCTTGGATTTGACGAGTCGCATGTGGCAAAGGCATTTGCGTTTGCAGAGGCAAAAAAGCTTGGGAGGCTTGGAAGCATTACGCAGCTTGTGCCGCATGAAAAGGATGGCGGCAGTAATTATGGCAGGGCGGCGGAAGGAAAGTCCTCCGAAAAACATGGTGGAAAAAAGAAGCTTGGGAGGCTTGAAAAATAGCGGAGTCTAGCCAAGGCAGGACAGGTCAAGCTCAAAGGCTGCAACAGGCTGCTCAATGCCAAAGTTGTGAAGGGCCTGCGGATGGATTTCACCAAAAATCCCAATCCGCTTCCCATTTGCAACGATGCCTGCGCACCTGCCTTCAATATATGCTGGAGAGGATTCCGGCCTTGCCTCAAAACTTACCCCAAGCTCGAAAAAAAGCGTCTTTAGAACTGATTTTGCCTCTGAAAACGATACCTTATGGTGTGCTATTGCCCCGCAAAGCACGTCTTTTGTCCTTGTCCCGTCCCAGACAGGGCCGACTTCGTAGAGTTTCTGCGGCATTGCACTGTCCTTGCTTTTGCCAAGTATCTCAAGCAGGTTTGGGACAATGGTGGAGCGGACAAATGCAAAATCTTCCGTAAGCTTGTTTTTGATTTCAAGGCCTGCGGCAGTTTGAAATCCTGCAGCCTTGTGCTTCTGGGAGCTTGTGAGAATCCAGCTGCTGCACTCTAACAGGCCCATGCCGCAAAGCACTTGGTGCACGTTTGGGGTGGAAATTTTCTTGCCCTCCGAGAAAAAGTCCGGAAGGGTTTTTGGGAAATTGTTCAGGCCATGCGCTATGGCAATGTCCTCAACAATGTCAATCTGGTGCATCACATCTGCCCTGTAAGGCGGCACTGCCACCAGGCTGCCTGAAAGCCCGTGCCCCATCATTGAGAGATATTTTTTTCTCTTTTGCGCAACAAGTGCAAGGCCAAGAAGCGACTTTACAAGTTTTTGCGGGTATTTGAGCCTCTGGCCTGAAAATTCCGGGAACGCGTCCTTGCCCACCTTGACTTGGAAAACCTTGCCGCCTCGGTCTGCAAAGGCACATGCAATTATGTTCATGATGCTGCTTACCGATTGCCTGTTTGTGCCTGTCACATCAAGTATGACATTCCGGGTCTTTTCAGTCACCCTGGTAAGCTCGCCATTTATGATTGGGGGAAAGGAGAGCACCTGGCCTTTTGAATCCACTATTAGGGGGCATTCGCCTGGCACAAGATGGGCATAGGCGATTCCCTTTTCGTGATGCCTGAGGATTTGGCTTGGTGTCATAATGTTCTCTTTGTCAAGCGGGACAAAGCCGGCCCAGTCACGGCTTACTGCCTTGTATGTGAGCGGGAAGGCGATTTTTGAGGCGTCGTGGATACCGATTGCCACCTTGCGCCTTTTTCTCCCCATGGTGTCATGCAGCTTTTCCTGCAGGTTTATCAATGAGGCGAGGAACCGCGGCGTGATTTCAACATCCTTGACAACGGCGACTGCGATAAAAGGCCGGATGTTTTGGACAGACGGGTCGACCAGGACCTTGAAACCTGATTTGTAGGCAGCGTAGGCTGGGTTTTTGCAATGCACAAATGCCCTGATTGCCCTGCCAACCCCCTCCACGCAAAGCATGTCTGGCCTGTTGGGAGTTATTTCAAGGTCAATCTCTCCTCCCTCGATTCGCTCGACAGGCACGCCTATTGCCGTGAGAACCTGCTCAAGTTCCCCTTCCCCGACATTCCCGAATTTGGACAGCTCCTTGGTTGAAAGCGTTATTAGGGCCATTTTTATCAACGTATTTTGCCTGGCATTTTAGCAGGCCGAAGTCTCAGTCCGCAAAGCTTGGCCTGTTTGAATTTTTCACGGTAAAGTTTATGCCTGAGGGGATTTTGAAGATGTCGTCGGAAATGTTTGTCACGGCGATGCCCGTCCAGTAGACATCCCTTACGCCAAGTATGTCCTCAATGCTAAGGTAAATTGGCATGAAGTCTTGGCGCAGGCAGATGATGTCCATGCGCGAGTCAAGCTTCTTGAAATAATAGTTGGTGCACTCTTGGCCATTTAGCGATGAAGTTGAGTTTTCCATGTAGAAATATCCAGACTCGAGTTTGTCAAAATCATCTTGGCCGAAAAAATAGACAACGTTTGCTCCAAGGTTGAAAACTTGGCCTTGGGGGGGTTCCTGAATAGGCTGCTGCGACAATGGCACCTGGGTTGAGTTGTTTGAAAGGGCAGCCTCCTCTCGAGCCGCCTTTTCCTTTGCAAGCGAAAGGTTTTTTTCAATTTCAAGTGCCAGGGGCTTGTTTATGGCATTGTCAATCATCTTGTTTATTTCCATTGCCATCTGGCTTTTTGCAAACCTGCCGCTAAACTCTGGGTCTGTGAGCAGCATTCCAGTCTTGCTTATGGTTGCAAAGTAGTAAAGATTTCCTGTTTTTCCATCGCGGACAAACCTTATGTGGTCTCCTGGGGGTTGGTTGAAGGGCTCTGACGCAATGTTGCTTCCTTTGACCCAGAACCTCGTGCTTTGGACATTTTGGAGATAGCTAGAAGTTTCAATAAGGAAATAGGAATTGGGAAGGTCTGAAGTAAAATTCTTGATTATGGTTGTGGAGTC
Proteins encoded in this window:
- a CDS encoding phenylalanine--tRNA ligase subunit beta — encoded protein: MALITLSTKELSKFGNVGEGELEQVLTAIGVPVERIEGGEIDLEITPNRPDMLCVEGVGRAIRAFVHCKNPAYAAYKSGFKVLVDPSVQNIRPFIAVAVVKDVEITPRFLASLINLQEKLHDTMGRKRRKVAIGIHDASKIAFPLTYKAVSRDWAGFVPLDKENIMTPSQILRHHEKGIAYAHLVPGECPLIVDSKGQVLSFPPIINGELTRVTEKTRNVILDVTGTNRQSVSSIMNIIACAFADRGGKVFQVKVGKDAFPEFSGQRLKYPQKLVKSLLGLALVAQKRKKYLSMMGHGLSGSLVAVPPYRADVMHQIDIVEDIAIAHGLNNFPKTLPDFFSEGKKISTPNVHQVLCGMGLLECSSWILTSSQKHKAAGFQTAAGLEIKNKLTEDFAFVRSTIVPNLLEILGKSKDSAMPQKLYEVGPVWDGTRTKDVLCGAIAHHKVSFSEAKSVLKTLFFELGVSFEARPESSPAYIEGRCAGIVANGKRIGIFGEIHPQALHNFGIEQPVAAFELDLSCLG
- a CDS encoding ATP-binding protein, translated to MELAQEALSKSVAQRMAMAGPSLAPAGFVIQPPENSIYVGKTRLLNQPFFWNQEALANPHIVVTGTSGSGKSYLVKTLLTRASIVWGTSSIILDWSGEYAPWARASGGTVIDIGGQVGINILERTGGSAASMAQSVLRSFRVLTGIKNEFVQQLIMQQALEQVYMKAGCGRGNRSAMRSFAKAPTLADLGLQLGRMEKKCRGRRLEHCQYVRLVVNEFAQAFGGKRQVGLKRLAGLAVERNGMVCLDLHRLGSEAQKSMAALCAVQYLRDSMATNRLEQGQKIRLFIVADEAWKIAKDEESDLVSIAREGRKYGFSVIIATQNPTDVGKAVLSNAGTSFIFRTVLSEHRKYLCDSYGFQKSQEAQIERLGVGGCLIHLAYSNPAHGCSTFAIGRVDGEQPVEKVILGVGNMKLELERAVFEGKLLEAGLSFAQVEELVGRAAQNAFHIGADALVVELEKAGLHKSSAISVMMGLGFDESHVAKAFAFAEAKKLGRLGSITQLVPHEKDGGSNYGRAAEGKSSEKHGGKKKLGRLEK